TCATGGCAATCAGTTCTGACGCCATTGCCGGCCTGCTGTTTATGATTGTCGCAGTTATCGGCTTCTATCTAGCCGCCGTCCATGTCATCAATCCCGTCATGGGCAAGGCAATTCTGCCAGTAGGCAGTCTGGCCCCGAAAAAGGCGTGAGGTGAGTTGAAATAAGTTGGGGAGGGGGCGAGAACTGCCCCCTTTCTTGTTTGAACGAATGCAGGAGCATGAAAAATGACGATCAAAGACGATGGAATGGAAAAGCAGGATGCATAACGTGCCAACGGAGGGACCATCGACGACGGCATGGAAGCAGCCTCCCTCAAGGAGAAGGCTGGTCTGACCCCTGACGGGATGGAAGCAGAGGAATCAGCCACTGTGCCAGAGAATGATGGCATGGAGGCCACCAAAAAGGGTCCTGGCCTAACTCCTGAAGGTATGGAGAAAGAAGACACCGAGCGCGCCCATGCTGGCACTGTCGACGATGGCATGGAGGGCGAAAAGTAGCTTTTCGCCGCTATTTCTTCTGCTGGTATTTTTTACGACGAAAGAGATCGGTCTTGCGCGAGACCAAGCGGTCAAGAAACAACAGACCGTCGAGATGATCCATCTCGTGCTGCACGGCTCGCGCCTCATAGCCCTCACACTCGTAGACCCGATCCCGACCCTCGGCATCCTGGGCCTGTACCTGTATTCGTTCGGCGCGAATGACGTTACCGGTAAAATCTGGCACCGACATACAGCCCTCGCGCCCGACCGCCATGCCCTCCCAGGCGATGAGTTCTGGATTGATCAGAACCATCAGTCCGTGGCAATCCTCTCCCAACTTGGGGCGTACATCGACGATGACGATGCGCTGCAGGCGATCGACCTGGGGCGCCGCGATTCCTACTCCGCCGGGGCCGGAGTACATAGTTTCAGTTAGATCCGCAACGAAGCGGCGTAGCTCTGCGTCGAACTCCTGCACCGGCAGCGATGGACGTGCCAGACGCGGGTCCGGATACGTGAGGATCTCAAGCAGGGCCATCAGAGCAACGCCGTATCGATGGCATGAACACTAATCTCGACCCCCTGTTCCGCCTTCAACGGCTCGAGGATCTCCCGTACTTGCTCCAGCCCCGCGGGGGCCGAACCCTGAATGATCATGACATAAATCGGACGCTCTGGGTTGCCCGATTTTTCGCTTTCGAGGTCAATGATATTGAAACCAATCTTGGCCAGCGACTCTGTCACACTGGCAACGATACCGGGATGGTCGGCACCGTAAACCGTCACCCGCACATTCGCCACATCCTCCTGTGCCGCGACACTGGAGATTGGATCGAGATGAACGCGCAGCGCAAGACGCCGCACGGCCGGATCGAGAGCCGACTCCACCGCGCCAAAGTCGCGGCTGTAGTCGATGACTTGCATAATGGTGAAATATCCCCCAAGCCGCATCATCGAGGCGTCACCGATGGCACAATCGGCGGCATACAATGCCTGGGTGACGGCCGCAACGATACCCGGACGATCCTCGCCGATAACGGTTAGCAGGGCTTGACTCATGACTCTCCTCCCAGTCCCAGGAGCCGCGCCTGGGTCAAATAGCGAAAACAATATTCCAGCAGTTCGAGATGATGCCGCGCCTGAGCAAAATTGTCGCCCCACGCCGTCACTCCATGCAGGTGAATCAGGGCGCCGGGTATTCGCGGCGGAGTCTGGGTAAAGCCCGCGTCCATGTCTTCGGCAATTCGTTGCACCTGCACATGATTGGCAAAGACAGGCAAATCGACTGCCGGCTCGGCCTCCGCCACTCCCAGACCCTTCAGCATCTCCACTGGCGGCAAGCGTAACTGCCCATTACGGGCAAAATGCCCACAGAGATTGGCCTCGACGGAGTGGACATGAAACACCACCTGAGCCGCAGGAAAATGGCGGTAGATCACTTGGTGGATGCTGGTTTCTGCAGAAGGACGTCGTCCCTCAGTGCCTGCCCTCACCGTACCCTGCAGATCCACCGCGACGAAATCTTCCTGTTGCAGCGCATCCTTGGGACGACCACTCGCCGTAATCCAAAAACTGTCTTCATCGCGCCGCGCCGAGAGGTTACCGGCGGTACCCAACATCCAGCCGCGCCCATAAAAATCGCTGGCAGCCTGCGCCAACGCCGCACGCAGCGCATCGTCGTTCATTGTCGATCCTCTTGCAGGGCGTGCAGGATGTCGTAGAAGTCCTGAAAGGGCGTAAAGGGCCGCCCCTCTGCACGCAAGTACTCGACCAAACGATCCCGCGCAAAGACGCGCGGACAGTCACGCGCGAGGCGCAGGTCGGTGGTGGAGTCCCCGATACAGATGGCCGCGTCAGGATGATATTGCGCATAGATGGCGCGCTTGACCACCAGTTCCTGGGCATCCTCCCAAGGCGAATAGACGCGCAGGAACGGCCCGGAGAGATCCACCTCCAAACCATGGATGGCGCGAATCTGCCCCCGCAGGGGAGCGAGAACCAGTTCAACCATCCGGGTGAAACCACCCGTCACTACCAGAAGAGACCAACCGAGCCCCGGCAGGGCCTGCAGAAATTCCTCGAAACCGGCGCGCAGATGACTATTATCGACGACAAAGCGTTCCAATTCCGGCCAGCGCGGGCTGGGAATCGTTGCGAGGATCTCACTCAAACCTTGGTGCAAGGAGATTTGTAGCGCCAGAATCTGCGGTAGGATGCGCGATGTCGCCGCGGGTGCGAAGTGCCGCAGGAGATCATGAAAGATCTCTTCCTCCAGGATGGTGCCGTCGAAATCACAAAAGATGAGTTGCTCAGCCATGCGTGCTGCCCCACTTCGCCACGGCACTGCGCAGGGGACCGGCAGGAAGCGATTCCAGAGCGAAACTCTCCCCTTCCTGCCAGCGCTGCCATGCCTCCTGAAAGGCGAATACCCCCGCCGCTGCCCCGTCAGGATGATCCATGATCCCGGTACCGGCATTGAGGATGACCTCGTTGCCGTAGTCAGCAAGAATCTGCGGCAGAATACCCGGGTGCACTCCAGCAGAGGGCACGGGTGCCACAGCGCGGGCGCGCAGCGCATCGCGAATGGCGTATTCCTCGCTGACGGGAAAGGGCAGACTGCCATAGTGTGCCGGGTAGAGCACGGCATCCGCGCCCGCATGGGTCATCAGGGTACCCAGCGTCAGCGCGTACGCGAGGCCGTGATCTGGCGCCGCCGAAAAGGCTCCGGCCAGGGCCGGGTGGGCAAAGATCGGCACCTCGATCTCTGGATCACTGGCCAAGGCCTCGAGGACGGGGTAGCCATAGGCGAGTACGTTGAGGAGCAAAGCGTTGGCGCCCTCCGTGACCAGCCGTCGCGCCAGATCCTGAACTTCACGAGCGTTACCGGAGAGGTTTACCGCATAGAGCAGATCCCGCCCCTGGCGGTCACGACGCGCCTCGACAATCGGTGCGCAGGCGCGCCAACGCTCCAGGGTGGGTGCCGATCCAAGGTTGGGCAGGATCTCATCATCCTTGATGATGTCCAAACCGGCCATGGCGACTTCTGCAAGAATTGCGGCATGATCTTCCGCCGTCAGCCCTAGTGCGGGCTTGAAGATGGCCATGAAGAGCGGACGATCGCTAACACCGAGGCGCGCCCGCATCCCCGCCAGCCCGAAGCGCGGCTGTACCCCATAATCCTTCGGTAAGCGCAGACCCACAACCTTGGCCGCCCCCCCCAGGGAATACTTGCCAAAGATCATGGTCAGCAGGCTACCGATACCCCCGTCCACATTGGCGCGAGGAAAAGCTACCGTCGCCAGCGCGCTGCCATCTTCGGCCTGCCGGATCCGCAACACCTCGCCGAGATGCGCGCGCAAGCTCTCCTCGCGATGGCGAAAGCGCTCATCCCAGGAACCCGCCGTTTGTCCGATAGCGAGGATCTGCGCCTGCCTTTCCGCATCCACCCCCGCCGGAAATCGATAATCCACCTCGATCGCAGTCATGGTCGGGGAAATTCCTCCATGGCGCGGTCCTGATACACCGGCACCCAGCCACCCCGGGCACTGAAATAGCGTACCGCCTTGATCCGCTGTTTTTCATTCAAACGGAACCAGTGCTCGACCCCGGCGGGGATATCGATGTAATCCCCCGCATCCACCGTCACCTCGAGCTGCCGCCCATCGGGCAAGACAAAGCCAAAGACGCCCTCGCCATCGACGATGTAGCGGACTTCTTCATCCTCATGGATATGAATGCGGCAAAATTTGGCATCCAGTTCGGCCAGGCTGGGGTGCTGCGGATGGAGAACAACCAGATCGCGTTCCTGGTAGCCACGTTCCTCCCGTAGCTCCTGAAACACATCATCCAGGGCCTCGAGCAGGGACGCCTGCGCATCGGCATCGAGTTCGGCAGATGCGAGCCAGGGCGCCGCCGCCGGGGCAATGGGATACTGGCGCAGGCGCACCCCCAGGGGCGCCAGTGCGGCCATCAAGGCCGGCGCATCCTGACTCTCTCCGCCATGATTTCCCCAGGTCCACGTCTTCATGGCCACTCCCTCCAGATCAAGGACGCCATTCGTCCACACTGCCCCTGGCGACGATAGGAGAAGAACAGCTGCTCGTCGCCAAAGGTGCAATGCTCGCCGCCCCAAACCTGTTTCACCCCGAGGCGTGCCAAACGCCGCCGCGCCAAGAGCGGCAAGTCGGCATAGAAGCGGTCACCTGGCCCCGGCCGAAAGCCTTCCTCATCCCCCGGATCGGCAGCCAGGAAGGCTGCCCGCAGTTCCGCTCCAACCTGGTACTGGGTCGGCCCAATCGCCGGCCCCAAGTATACCAGAATTTCCTCTGGCGCCATGTCCATGGCCGCAATTCCCGCCTCAATAACGCCCCCGACCAGTCCGCGCCAACCGGCATGCAAAGCGCCGATGGCGCGGCCATCCTGACTGGCCAGCAAGATCGGCAGACAGTCGGCCGTGAGAATCGCCAAGACCCCACCCGAGTGGCTCACCGCCCCATCGCCCCGGCGCTCCGACTCCGGGATCTCCGCCGTGCGCTGCACGATGTCACACCCGTGCACCTGCTGCAGCCAATAGGGCTCCTCAGGTAAGTGCAAGGTGCTCTGCAGCAGAGAACGGTTGCGGGCGACCACGACGGGATCATCCCCCACGTGGGTCGCCAGATTGAAACCGCTGTAGGGCCCGCTGCCATAACCGCCCTTTCGCGTCGTGACTGCCGCCCGTAAACCGGCGGGCAGCGGCCAGTCGGGGACGAGAAAGAAAGGGCCGCTGCTAGGCACGCGGAGCACGCCGCAGCAAGGCGAGCAAGGCCTCGAAGTCCTCGGGCAAGGGACTTTCCCAGGCACAATGTTCCCCATCACCTGGGTGCTCCAGTTCAAGACGCCAGGCGTGCAGGGCCTGACGCCGAAATTCGTTCCAGGTAGCCAGGGCCGCCGGATCCAGACCGGGAGGGACGATGCGGCGACCACCATAGACCGGATCACCGACCAAGGGATGACCGAGGTGCCGCATATGCACGCGGATTTGGTGCGTGCGACCGCTGGCCAAACGCAGCCGCAACAGGGTATGCCGGGAAAAACGCTCGAGCAGGCGGTAGTCGGTACGTGCCCAGCGGCCATCGTCGCGTACCGTCATGCGCAAGCGATCCTGAGGGTGGCGACCAATGGGCACCTCAACACGTCCGCCCCCGGTCATCGCCCCCTGAACCAGAGCAATGTACTCCCGGTGCACACTCCGCTCGGCCAGCTGCTCAATGAGATCCTGACGGGCATGTTCGCTCTTGGCGACCACCAGAAGGCCGCTGGTGTCTTTATCCAGGCGATGGACGATCCCTGCGCGTGGCAAGTGCGCATTAGCGGGACAGTGCGCAAGTACCGCATTGGCCAAGGTGCCCTGAGGGTGACCCGCGCCCGGGTGGGTAAGCATGCCGGCGGGCTTATCGACGACCAGAATCTCCGCATCTTCGTGTACGATGCGCAGTGGTATCGGTTCGGCCAGCCAGTGTTCCGGCTCTCGTGGCGGAACCAGCACCCGTACCGATTCCCCGCCCCGGACGCGCAGGCTGGGGCGGGCATGTTGTCCGTCGATCTCGATCTCACCGGCCTGCAACAATTCCTGGATGCGGCTACGGCTGAGCTGCGGCAACAGCTCGGCCAGGAGGCTGTCGAGACGTTCACCGCCCCTCTCCTCTGGCAAAAGTAGCGCAATTTCCGTAGTATCCCCGCTCATGGCTCGCCACTATAGATCATTGCTCGGCATGCGCAAACGCTCCCTCATCGTAATCACGGTTCTCGCACTGAGCGCAGCGGGTTGCGCCTCGGACAATCACAAGCACAACCTGATGGACTCCCATGAGGCCGCCGCGACCATGTATCAGACCGCCAAGAAGGCGCAGGACCGCGGCGATTACAGTAGCGCAGTACGCGACTACCAGGATCTTGAGGCGATGTATCCCTATGGTCCCTATGCCGAGCAGGCGCAACTGAATACCGCCTATAGCTTTTACAAGCAGGGAGATTCCAAGGCAGCAGCAGCAGCGGCAGAGCGCTTCATCAAGCTTCATCCGGTGAATCCTTACGTAGACTATGCCTGGTACCTGAAAGGCATCGCCCAATATCAGGCCATCGAAGGGGCAAACTGGAATCCGGTGCCATTGCACGAGGCCTTTGATACCTTCGAGACCCTGGTCAAGCGTTGGCCCAAGAGCGCCTATGCGGCGGATGCTCGCCTACGCATGGAAAAGATCATCGACCTCCTGGGGAAGCGCAATCTCGATATTTGTAAATTTTACTATGCGCGGGACGCCTATGTGGCCTCTGCTAACCGCTGTGCGCGGGTAGTGACCAAATACCAGCTCAGTCCGGCACGGGAAGAGGCGCTTTATTATTTATATCTTTCCTACAAACACCTGAATCTGAGCAATCTAGCGCAGAATACGGCAAAAATTCTGCGCTTCAATTATCCGCAGGGGAAATACACCCGAAAACTCGGCTGAGGCAGCATTCAGACTGCCTCGTCGCCTTCTTCTCCCGTACGGATCCGGATGATCCGTGCGACGTCACTGACAAAGACCTTGCCATCCCCAATCTTGCCCGTGCGCGCTGCCGAGACGATGGCATCCACGGCCCGATCCACCAAGGCATCGGGCAGGACGACCTCGATCTTGAGCTTGGGTAGGAAGTCCACCACATACTCTGCGCCGCGATAGAGCTCGGTGTGGCCCTTCTGCCGCCCAAAACCCTTGACCTCGGTCACGGTCATGCCGGCGATCCCCATCTCCTGCAGGGCATCACGGACATCGTCGAGCTTGAAGGGTTTGACGATCGCTTCGATCTTCTTCATGACTGTTGCTCCTTGACTGAACATTGTGGGGCCCAGGCGGGAAACCCATTGCTGATAGGGTAACGGCGGTCCTTGCCAAAAGCCAGGGGGCTGATGCGAACCCCGGGGGCAGCTTGGCGGCGCTTGTACTCCGACCGTTCGATCAGGCGCAAACTGCGCTCCACGGTAGCGGTAGGAAAGCCGCGGGCGACTATCTGGGCCACCCCTTCCCCTTGCTCGACAAAGGCGCTGATGATGGCATCGAGGATCGCGTAAGGAGGTAGACTATCCTGATCAACCTGGTCCGGGGCCAATTCCGCCGAGGGAGGGCGTTCCAGGACCCGCTGCGGGATTACTGGTGCCTGCTGGTTGCGATATTGGGCAAGTTCATAGACCAGGGTTTTGGGACAATCCTTGATCAAGGCGAAGCCACCAGCCATATCGCCATACAGCGTAGCATAACCCACGGCCATCTCACTTTTATTGCCGGTGCTCAGCAAGAGATGGCCGAATTTATTGGAGTAGGCCATGAGCAGGCCGGCGCGAATGCGTGCCTGGAGATTCTCTTCCGTCACATCGGCGGAGCGATCGCCAAAGAGCGGTGCCAGGGTCTGGAGATAGCTCTGGAAAAGCCCATCGATGGCAATGACGTCATAGCCAACACCCAACTGCTTCGCCTCCGCCTCAGCATCCTCGATACTCATGGCGGCGGTATAACGCGAGGGCAGGATCAGAGCATGGACCTGCTCTGGACCGAGGGCATCGGCCGCAATCGCCAGGGTCAAGGCGCTGTCGATACCTCCGGAGAGCCCAAGAACCACACCAGAAAAACCATTCTTGCCGACATAATCGCGCAATCCCAGCACCAGCGCTGCATAGACCTCTTCCACCCCGTTGCAACTGGGGGCGAGCGCAGGGGCCCGGAGCTGCAAATCATTCTCCTCTTGCCGATTCAGGTCGATCAGGAGCATTTCTTCGGCAAAGGCGCCAGCTCGAGCGATGAGTTGACCATGCGCATCTACCGCGCAGGAGCGCCCATCAAAGACCAGTTCATCCTGCCCACCCACCAGATTGAGGTAGAAGATCGGGGTCTCAGCCTCCCGCGCCCGCTGTGCCAGGATGGCCTCACGTTCTGCCTGCTTCCCGCGATGGAAGGGCGAGGCATTCACCACCAGTACCGCATCGGCGCTTCCGGGGCTGGCCAGGAGCGGCAGCTCGCGGCACCACAGATCCTCACAAATGCGCAGCGCCAGATGCAGTCCACCGAGGGATATGCAGAGATCATCCCGCCCTGGCTGAAAATAGCGTTTCTCGTCGAAGACCTGATAGTTGGGCAAACAGCGCTTGGCGTAGCTCTCGGCAGCGGCGCCATCGCGCAACAGGCTCAGCACATTGTAGAGGCCCGCGGCGCGTCGCTGAGGGTGCCCGACCAATATAGGGAGGGGGGCGTGGGCCGCCAATTCGGCCAGGGCCTGGTCGCAGCAATCGAGAAAATCCTGGCGCAGCAAGAGGTCTTCGGGAGGATAGCCGCACAGGGCGAGTTCTGGTGTGACCAGGAGATCCGCACCGGCTGCTGCTGCGGATCGGGCCTCATCCAAGATTCGGGCGGCATTGCCGGCCACATCCCCCACCCGAAAATTGCACTGCGCGAGCGCAACGCGCACCTTCTCAGGCCCCCAACACCCGAGCCGCTACCGCCCCGAGATCCGCGGGAGAGGAGACACAATGTACCCCGGCGGCACGCAAGATCTCGTATTTAGCCGCCGCTGTCCCAGCGCCGCCATCGATGATCGCGCCCGCGTGCCCCATCCGTTTCCCCTTGGGCGCCGTCGAACCGGCAATGAAGGCGACGACGGGCTTGCGCATCTCCAGCCGAATGTATTCCGCCGCCTCCTCTTCCAGACGCCCGCCGATCTCCCCCACCATGATGACCAGTTCGGTTTGCGGGTCCGCTTCAAACAAACGCAAAACCGACACGAAATCCATGCCGATGAGGGGATCGCCGCCGATGCCCACACAGCTGCTCTGGCCGAGTCCCAGTCGGGTGGTTTGTTCCACCGCCTCGTAGGTGAGGGTTCCGGAACGGGAAACGATCCCCACCCGCCCAGACAGATGGATCTTGCCCGGCATGATGCCGATCTTGGCCTGCCCGGGGGTAATGACCCCCGGACAGTTGGGCCCAATCAGCCGCGTATGCGGGCGACTGGCCAGATATTGCTTGACCAGCAACATATCGTAGACCGGAATACCCTCGGTGATACAAACGATTAGCTCGATGCCTGCCGCTGCCGCCTCGATGATGGCATCGGCCGCGAAGGGCGAAGGCACATAGATTACACTCGCCTCGGCGCCAGTGGCGGCGACAGCCTGCGCGACAGTGTCGAAGACCGGCAGACCGAGGTGTTTGCTGCCCCCCTTGCCCGGAGTTACACCACCCACCATGCGCGTGCCGTAGGCCATCGCCTGCTCAGAGTGAAACGTACCCTGCTTACCGGTAAAGCCTTGGCAGATGACGCGGGTTTCCTGCTGGAGAAGAATGCTCATGAACGGATTCCGAAGTACAGAACGAGGGCGATAATGATCAATTCCCCCAGAAAAAGATAGAAAAGCATGGGTCGGCGCCGGGGCAATCCCCCTTGCTCGATGAGGGTACGTAACTGGCCGACTTCCCGTTGCAGGGCACGCAACTGTTCTGCCTGGGCGAGATCCTTGAGGCGCTCTTCCAGGACCTGATCAACAATGACCGCCGTGCCGGCGAGATTCTCTGCCGTTTTTCGGTCCGCGCCACGCTTGACATAGGTTTCGGCGAGACGTGAGATCAGTGGACCGGAATGGCGCAACAGCGGCCAAAGCTTCTGCAACCAGACGACGTTGACGTCCACGTCAAGCCTGGGCAGCCTCTACCGCCTTACAGGCGGCATCCGTGAGCCCCGTAGCGGTAATCATGCGTAGACCACTGTCGCGCAGCATCGCCATCCCTTCCTCCTTGTTGGTGCCTTCCAGACGCACCACCACCGGCAGATGGATGCCAACCTCATTCGCGGCCTGAATGATGCCCTGGGCCAGGAGATCACAGCGGGTAATGCCGCCAAAGATGTTGACCAGAATCGCCTTCACCCGTTGGTCAGAAAGAATGAGCTTGAAGGCCTGGGTGACCTTGTCCGCCGCGGCCCCACCGCCTACATCGAGGAAGTTGGCTGGTTCACCGCCATGGAGCTTGATCAGATCCATGGTTGCCATAGCCAAACCAGCGCCATTCACCATACAGCCGATATTGCCATCCAGCGAGATATAATTCAGGCCAAATTGCCGCGCCGTGATCTCCCGCGGGTCCTGCTGGGTGGAATCGAAAAGCTCGTCTGACTCGGCATGGCGATACAGGGCGTTGTCATCCATCACCAGCTTGGCATCCAGGGCCAGCAGACGGCCTTCTTCGCTGAGAGCCAGGGGATTGATCTCTACCATCTGGGCATCCAGACGCTGCGCCAGGCGGACCATTCCCTGCATCACCTTGACCAGCTCTTGCACTGCTGCCGCCGGCAACTCCCAAGCAAAACCCAGGTCTCGGGCCTGATAGGGAAGAAAGCCGATGCCAGGCTCGAGGACGATGCGTTGTATCGCTTCCGGGTGCTCCGCCGCAAGGGCTTCGATGTCCATCCCTCCCTGCGCCGAGCCGATGAAGGTAAGCCGTGCCGCCGCCCGATCCACCAGCAGTGCCAGGTAAAACTCCCGCGCGATCTGGCTCGGTTCCTCGATCAGCAAGGCAGCGACGTGTTGCCCCTCGGGACCCGTCTGCGCCGTCACCAAGCGTTTTCCCAGCAGAGACTGTGCGGCGGCCTCGACGGCAGCAATGCTGTTTACCCGCTGTACCCCACCGGCCTTACCCCGCCCCCCTGCATGCACCTGCGCCTTGACGACCCAGTCCCGCCCCCCCAAGGCGCGCGCCTGATTGATGGCTTCCTTGACAGAAAAGGCCGGTATCCCTCGGGGCACTGGCACGCCTTCCTCGGCGAGCAAGCGCTTCGCCTGATATTCATGCAAATTCACCGGGTCATGCCTCGATACGCCGCAACAAAGCGGCGGTAAATTCTGGCGTCGATAGGCCAGCACGTCCCTGCAAACTGGCCAGATCGCCGGTGACCTCGCCCGCAGCAATACAGGCTTCCATGGCTTGGACAACCCGTTGTGCCGGCTCGGACCAGCCCAGATGCACCAACAGCATCACCCCAGAGAGAATCAGCGAGCTGGGGTTGGCTTTGCCTTGGCCGGCAATGTCCGGCGCGGTGCCGTGGGTGGCCTCGAAAATCGCATGGGTGTCGGAGAGATTGGCCCCTGGCGCCATGCCAATCCCCCCCACCTCCGCCGCCAGGGCATCGGAAATATAATCTCCATTCAGATTCAGGGTCGCCACCACATCGTAATCCTGCGGGCGCAAGAGGATCTGCTGCAGGAAGTTATCGGCAATCACATCCTTGATGATCAGCTTGCCGGCCTCTTGCGCCGCCTTTTCTGCCGCCGCGCCAGCGGCCTTGCCCTCAGATTTACTGATTTCGGCCTTCTGGCGCCAGGTAAAGACCCGATCGGCAAACTCCCGTTCTGCCAGGGCATAGCCCCAATCCCGAAAGCCA
The window above is part of the Acidithiobacillus acidisediminis genome. Proteins encoded here:
- the def gene encoding peptide deformylase — protein: MALLEILTYPDPRLARPSLPVQEFDAELRRFVADLTETMYSGPGGVGIAAPQVDRLQRIVIVDVRPKLGEDCHGLMVLINPELIAWEGMAVGREGCMSVPDFTGNVIRAERIQVQAQDAEGRDRVYECEGYEARAVQHEMDHLDGLLFLDRLVSRKTDLFRRKKYQQKK
- a CDS encoding glycine cleavage system protein R, whose protein sequence is MSQALLTVIGEDRPGIVAAVTQALYAADCAIGDASMMRLGGYFTIMQVIDYSRDFGAVESALDPAVRRLALRVHLDPISSVAAQEDVANVRVTVYGADHPGIVASVTESLAKIGFNIIDLESEKSGNPERPIYVMIIQGSAPAGLEQVREILEPLKAEQGVEISVHAIDTALL
- the mtnB gene encoding methylthioribulose 1-phosphate dehydratase: MNDDALRAALAQAASDFYGRGWMLGTAGNLSARRDEDSFWITASGRPKDALQQEDFVAVDLQGTVRAGTEGRRPSAETSIHQVIYRHFPAAQVVFHVHSVEANLCGHFARNGQLRLPPVEMLKGLGVAEAEPAVDLPVFANHVQVQRIAEDMDAGFTQTPPRIPGALIHLHGVTAWGDNFAQARHHLELLEYCFRYLTQARLLGLGGES
- a CDS encoding haloacid dehalogenase-like hydrolase; the encoded protein is MAEQLIFCDFDGTILEEEIFHDLLRHFAPAATSRILPQILALQISLHQGLSEILATIPSPRWPELERFVVDNSHLRAGFEEFLQALPGLGWSLLVVTGGFTRMVELVLAPLRGQIRAIHGLEVDLSGPFLRVYSPWEDAQELVVKRAIYAQYHPDAAICIGDSTTDLRLARDCPRVFARDRLVEYLRAEGRPFTPFQDFYDILHALQEDRQ
- a CDS encoding RuBisCO large subunit C-terminal-like domain-containing protein gives rise to the protein MTAIEVDYRFPAGVDAERQAQILAIGQTAGSWDERFRHREESLRAHLGEVLRIRQAEDGSALATVAFPRANVDGGIGSLLTMIFGKYSLGGAAKVVGLRLPKDYGVQPRFGLAGMRARLGVSDRPLFMAIFKPALGLTAEDHAAILAEVAMAGLDIIKDDEILPNLGSAPTLERWRACAPIVEARRDRQGRDLLYAVNLSGNAREVQDLARRLVTEGANALLLNVLAYGYPVLEALASDPEIEVPIFAHPALAGAFSAAPDHGLAYALTLGTLMTHAGADAVLYPAHYGSLPFPVSEEYAIRDALRARAVAPVPSAGVHPGILPQILADYGNEVILNAGTGIMDHPDGAAAGVFAFQEAWQRWQEGESFALESLPAGPLRSAVAKWGSTHG
- a CDS encoding cupin domain-containing protein, whose protein sequence is MKTWTWGNHGGESQDAPALMAALAPLGVRLRQYPIAPAAAPWLASAELDADAQASLLEALDDVFQELREERGYQERDLVVLHPQHPSLAELDAKFCRIHIHEDEEVRYIVDGEGVFGFVLPDGRQLEVTVDAGDYIDIPAGVEHWFRLNEKQRIKAVRYFSARGGWVPVYQDRAMEEFPRP
- the pgeF gene encoding peptidoglycan editing factor PgeF, yielding MPSSGPFFLVPDWPLPAGLRAAVTTRKGGYGSGPYSGFNLATHVGDDPVVVARNRSLLQSTLHLPEEPYWLQQVHGCDIVQRTAEIPESERRGDGAVSHSGGVLAILTADCLPILLASQDGRAIGALHAGWRGLVGGVIEAGIAAMDMAPEEILVYLGPAIGPTQYQVGAELRAAFLAADPGDEEGFRPGPGDRFYADLPLLARRRLARLGVKQVWGGEHCTFGDEQLFFSYRRQGQCGRMASLIWREWP
- the rluD gene encoding 23S rRNA pseudouridine(1911/1915/1917) synthase RluD, giving the protein MSGDTTEIALLLPEERGGERLDSLLAELLPQLSRSRIQELLQAGEIEIDGQHARPSLRVRGGESVRVLVPPREPEHWLAEPIPLRIVHEDAEILVVDKPAGMLTHPGAGHPQGTLANAVLAHCPANAHLPRAGIVHRLDKDTSGLLVVAKSEHARQDLIEQLAERSVHREYIALVQGAMTGGGRVEVPIGRHPQDRLRMTVRDDGRWARTDYRLLERFSRHTLLRLRLASGRTHQIRVHMRHLGHPLVGDPVYGGRRIVPPGLDPAALATWNEFRRQALHAWRLELEHPGDGEHCAWESPLPEDFEALLALLRRAPRA
- a CDS encoding outer membrane protein assembly factor BamD is translated as MRKRSLIVITVLALSAAGCASDNHKHNLMDSHEAAATMYQTAKKAQDRGDYSSAVRDYQDLEAMYPYGPYAEQAQLNTAYSFYKQGDSKAAAAAAERFIKLHPVNPYVDYAWYLKGIAQYQAIEGANWNPVPLHEAFDTFETLVKRWPKSAYAADARLRMEKIIDLLGKRNLDICKFYYARDAYVASANRCARVVTKYQLSPAREEALYYLYLSYKHLNLSNLAQNTAKILRFNYPQGKYTRKLG
- a CDS encoding P-II family nitrogen regulator, with product MKKIEAIVKPFKLDDVRDALQEMGIAGMTVTEVKGFGRQKGHTELYRGAEYVVDFLPKLKIEVVLPDALVDRAVDAIVSAARTGKIGDGKVFVSDVARIIRIRTGEEGDEAV
- a CDS encoding NAD+ synthase, coding for MRVALAQCNFRVGDVAGNAARILDEARSAAAAGADLLVTPELALCGYPPEDLLLRQDFLDCCDQALAELAAHAPLPILVGHPQRRAAGLYNVLSLLRDGAAAESYAKRCLPNYQVFDEKRYFQPGRDDLCISLGGLHLALRICEDLWCRELPLLASPGSADAVLVVNASPFHRGKQAEREAILAQRAREAETPIFYLNLVGGQDELVFDGRSCAVDAHGQLIARAGAFAEEMLLIDLNRQEENDLQLRAPALAPSCNGVEEVYAALVLGLRDYVGKNGFSGVVLGLSGGIDSALTLAIAADALGPEQVHALILPSRYTAAMSIEDAEAEAKQLGVGYDVIAIDGLFQSYLQTLAPLFGDRSADVTEENLQARIRAGLLMAYSNKFGHLLLSTGNKSEMAVGYATLYGDMAGGFALIKDCPKTLVYELAQYRNQQAPVIPQRVLERPPSAELAPDQVDQDSLPPYAILDAIISAFVEQGEGVAQIVARGFPTATVERSLRLIERSEYKRRQAAPGVRISPLAFGKDRRYPISNGFPAWAPQCSVKEQQS
- the sucD gene encoding succinate--CoA ligase subunit alpha → MSILLQQETRVICQGFTGKQGTFHSEQAMAYGTRMVGGVTPGKGGSKHLGLPVFDTVAQAVAATGAEASVIYVPSPFAADAIIEAAAAGIELIVCITEGIPVYDMLLVKQYLASRPHTRLIGPNCPGVITPGQAKIGIMPGKIHLSGRVGIVSRSGTLTYEAVEQTTRLGLGQSSCVGIGGDPLIGMDFVSVLRLFEADPQTELVIMVGEIGGRLEEEAAEYIRLEMRKPVVAFIAGSTAPKGKRMGHAGAIIDGGAGTAAAKYEILRAAGVHCVSSPADLGAVAARVLGA